GTGAGGTGCTCCGGCAGGCCCTGCAAGGCGTCCCTGAGTGTTTGATCGTCATGGAGTTCGGCCAAAACCGGGAGGAAGGCGGTGAGGCTCGCGAGGTAACTCTTCGTGGCCGCCACGGCCTTTTCCTCCCCGCAGTGCAGCGGCAGCACGAACTCGGCGGTGCGGGCGAGGTCACTGTCCTCGACGTTGACCAGGGCGACCGTCAGGGCGCCCTGAGTGCGGGCCATGCGGACGGACTCCACGACGTCGGGGCTGGCGCCGCTCTGGGACACGGCGATCACCAGGGCGCCGTGCAGGTCCAGGCGGGTGCCGTACAGGGTGTGCACGCTGGGCCCCAGCGACGCGACCGGCAGGGCCAGTTGGGTTTCGAGGGCGTACTTCAGGACGGTGCAGGCGTGGTCGCTGCTGCCCCGCGCGATCGTCACGGCGTAGGCGGGCGGGCGGGACCGCAGGGCGGTCACCAGCGCCTGCACGGCGTCCCGGTTCGCGGCCAGTTGCCGCCTGACCACCTCAGGCGCTTCCCGCGCCTCCACCAGCATCAACGGCTCGCCGGTCACCGGTTCTGGCCTCGTCACGTCGTCTGCTCCTGGGCAGCGTACAGCGCCGCGCCCAGCAGGCCGGCGTCGGGGCCGTGCGCGGCGCGGTGCAGGGGGAGGGCTGGCAGTGCGTCCTGCAGCACCGCGTGTGTCCAGTTCCTCAGGCCGACGCTGCCGCCCAGGGTGACGGCGTCCAGGCCGAGCAGGCAGTGCGCGTCGTGCACCCGGTCGGCCAGCAGGTGAAGCGGCCCGCTGAGCAGCGCCTGCGCGGCCGCGTCGCCGCGCTCCGCGGCGTCGAAGAGGGCGCGCACTCCGCCGGCCTCGGCAGCGACCGCTTCCAGGCCCCGGCCGGACACGGTGGCCTCCAGGGGCTGGCCGCCCTGGCCCCGGGTGAAGCCCAGGCCGACGTCCTGCCCGTCCGCGGCGTTCAGCAGCCGGCCCTGCACCACCAGGCCGCTGCCGATTCCCGTGGAGACGGTCACGAACATGAAGTTCCCCGGGGTGCCCGCAGCGTGCCACTCGGCGACCGTGGCGGCCTTGGCGTCGT
This is a stretch of genomic DNA from Deinococcus ficus. It encodes these proteins:
- a CDS encoding SIS domain-containing protein, with protein sequence MLVEAREAPEVVRRQLAANRDAVQALVTALRSRPPAYAVTIARGSSDHACTVLKYALETQLALPVASLGPSVHTLYGTRLDLHGALVIAVSQSGASPDVVESVRMARTQGALTVALVNVEDSDLARTAEFVLPLHCGEEKAVAATKSYLASLTAFLPVLAELHDDQTLRDALQGLPEHLTQTLALEDQARGLAERYRFAQDLLILARGLPYGVAQEAALKLKETSGIHAEAYSAAEFSHGPKRLLAEGVPVLGVTSVDAAQGAVSAAYAELRAGGADVRTLGPDPLSTLITPGTGHGVTDVVPTALGFYLFAAHLALHRGLDPDRPPLLSKVTKTR
- a CDS encoding ROK family protein; the protein is MTPTEFACLAVDIGGTTTRAALVEGGRLTRRLEAPTPASAGPGRVLGQVLALLGGLDAPAQVPLAVACTGRVHQGHVTAVNQGTMPGWTAVPVQATLERDTGRSVTVINDAKAATVAEWHAAGTPGNFMFVTVSTGIGSGLVVQGRLLNAADGQDVGLGFTRGQGGQPLEATVSGRGLEAVAAEAGGVRALFDAAERGDAAAQALLSGPLHLLADRVHDAHCLLGLDAVTLGGSVGLRNWTHAVLQDALPALPLHRAAHGPDAGLLGAALYAAQEQTT